Proteins encoded in a region of the Paenibacillus sp. W2I17 genome:
- a CDS encoding helix-turn-helix domain-containing protein, with protein MVEHAFGPYMKQLREQQGYSINQLAEAAGISNSQISRIENGVRGVPKPATIRKISDALSVPYTEMMKQAGYIEPGSAAELQDVPEWATYKDRRDFKKMLEDDDDLMFDGIPLDEEDKKRIKDVLTGLFWEAKQMNKRKKTDESDNRP; from the coding sequence ATTGTGGAGCACGCTTTTGGCCCTTATATGAAACAACTGCGCGAGCAACAGGGATACAGCATCAATCAGCTCGCCGAAGCAGCCGGAATAAGCAACTCACAGATTTCACGTATTGAGAATGGGGTCCGGGGTGTGCCGAAACCAGCGACCATCCGCAAGATTTCAGATGCACTCTCGGTGCCCTATACAGAGATGATGAAGCAGGCCGGTTATATTGAACCAGGGAGTGCTGCTGAACTTCAGGACGTACCGGAATGGGCTACATACAAAGACCGTCGTGATTTCAAAAAGATGCTGGAGGACGATGATGATCTGATGTTTGACGGCATTCCACTCGATGAAGAGGACAAGAAACGAATCAAGGATGTGCTGACAGGTCTGTTCTGGGAAGCCAAACAGATGAACAAACGCAAAAAGACAGACGAATCGGACAATCGCCCATGA
- a CDS encoding ImmA/IrrE family metallo-endopeptidase, which yields MDDIVTKLIRKHRTNCPFSIARAVGIQIRFTNLGKSTKGLYFRKLRRRFIVIHNDLPPEWQRFVCAHELGHDRLHKGINRFFLEEHSYFAPGKLERQANRFAIQLLTSGVMPEPDESLEKFCLRTGLPREAQHFFYTP from the coding sequence ATGGATGACATCGTAACAAAGCTGATTCGAAAACACCGGACCAATTGCCCGTTCAGCATTGCCCGCGCGGTTGGAATACAGATTCGTTTCACCAATTTGGGGAAGTCCACCAAGGGACTGTACTTTCGCAAGCTCCGGCGCAGGTTTATCGTCATACACAATGATTTGCCGCCGGAATGGCAAAGGTTCGTGTGTGCACATGAGCTTGGTCATGACCGGCTTCATAAAGGGATTAATCGATTCTTTCTGGAGGAACATTCCTATTTTGCTCCAGGCAAGCTGGAAAGACAGGCCAATCGTTTTGCCATTCAATTGCTGACCTCCGGAGTGATGCCTGAACCGGATGAATCTTTGGAGAAATTTTGTTTACGTACCGGACTGCCGCGTGAAGCGCAGCATTTTTTTTACACACCTTAA
- a CDS encoding 5'-nucleotidase C-terminal domain-containing protein produces the protein MKIWKNYVSLLLTVCLLFGSVGIAAAATDTTPGTGKHITILHTNDTHARAVESSPAMGFAKVAGIADKYRSENPNTLLLDAGDAVHGTTFATLVNGESIVKVMNEMGYQAIVPGNHEFNYGSDRLIELADMMNFPMLSANVKKKDGTRLFDPYLIKEVDGVKIGIIALTTPETMYKTNPKNVEGLDITDPTAEAKVLVNEIRSKVDVVVVLGHLGQDASSTDTSFKVVKEVPGIDVFIDGHSHTVLQDGLVSDNGTLIASAGEYTNYVGVIDLWVDGGKVTKKQATLIDETEAKDIKPNEKVATLVNSIQKEQEPILKEEVANTAILLDGKREQVRAGETNLGDLLADAIRDVSKADIALTNGGGIRASIEKGIVTKGDIITVLPFGNQVVTLEVKGSDILAALEVGVASYPEPSGGFPQVSGIKFKIDTSAAEGSRVHSVNVGDKALDPEATYTLATNDFTAVGGDEYTMFAKYPTTGMYGALDEALINYMQKLGAVDIKTDGRISEAKKPAVEPETPATETPAPTKPKPETPKPEKPSKPTPSKPAPAKLHVVKSGDSLYSISKQYGTTWQALQKLNNIKNPHWIYPGQQLKLPAAS, from the coding sequence ATGAAAATCTGGAAGAATTACGTTTCACTTCTGCTAACGGTCTGTTTGCTGTTTGGCAGTGTAGGTATTGCCGCGGCTGCAACGGATACCACTCCGGGCACAGGCAAACACATTACCATTCTACATACGAATGATACGCATGCCCGTGCAGTTGAATCTTCACCTGCTATGGGTTTTGCCAAAGTAGCTGGAATCGCTGACAAATATCGTAGCGAAAACCCGAACACACTCTTGCTTGATGCTGGAGATGCTGTACATGGTACAACATTTGCCACTCTCGTGAATGGTGAGAGCATCGTGAAAGTCATGAATGAAATGGGATACCAAGCCATCGTACCGGGTAACCACGAATTCAACTATGGTTCGGATCGTCTGATCGAACTGGCAGACATGATGAACTTCCCCATGCTGAGTGCCAACGTGAAGAAAAAAGACGGAACACGTCTCTTCGATCCTTACCTCATTAAAGAAGTAGATGGAGTGAAGATCGGTATCATTGCTCTTACTACACCAGAAACGATGTACAAAACAAATCCTAAAAATGTAGAAGGTCTTGATATTACAGACCCTACTGCGGAAGCTAAAGTTCTGGTAAACGAAATCCGCAGCAAAGTAGATGTTGTTGTTGTTCTGGGACATCTTGGACAAGACGCGTCCAGCACGGATACTAGCTTTAAAGTTGTTAAAGAAGTTCCTGGCATCGACGTATTCATCGATGGTCACAGCCACACTGTACTGCAAGATGGCCTTGTATCCGATAACGGAACATTGATCGCAAGTGCAGGGGAATACACTAACTACGTAGGTGTCATCGATCTGTGGGTAGATGGTGGTAAAGTAACAAAGAAACAAGCAACATTAATTGATGAAACGGAAGCAAAAGACATCAAACCAAATGAGAAAGTCGCGACTCTCGTGAACTCCATTCAAAAAGAACAAGAACCTATTTTGAAAGAAGAAGTAGCCAATACAGCTATTCTGCTGGATGGTAAACGTGAACAGGTACGTGCAGGAGAAACTAACCTGGGTGACCTGCTTGCAGATGCCATTCGTGATGTCAGCAAAGCCGATATTGCACTGACTAACGGTGGTGGTATCCGTGCTTCCATCGAAAAAGGGATCGTAACCAAAGGTGATATCATCACAGTGCTTCCTTTTGGTAATCAAGTAGTAACTCTTGAAGTGAAAGGGTCCGATATTCTGGCAGCCCTTGAAGTCGGTGTAGCTTCCTACCCGGAACCAAGCGGTGGATTTCCGCAAGTATCTGGTATCAAGTTCAAAATCGACACTTCCGCTGCAGAAGGTAGCCGTGTACATTCCGTAAACGTGGGTGATAAAGCCCTTGATCCGGAAGCAACGTATACACTGGCAACCAATGATTTCACAGCTGTTGGTGGTGACGAATACACCATGTTTGCCAAATATCCAACTACGGGTATGTATGGCGCGCTGGACGAAGCATTGATCAATTACATGCAGAAGCTTGGCGCTGTAGACATCAAAACAGATGGTCGGATCAGTGAAGCGAAAAAACCTGCAGTAGAGCCGGAAACTCCGGCAACAGAAACACCAGCTCCAACCAAGCCAAAACCAGAAACACCAAAACCGGAAAAACCGTCTAAACCAACACCAAGTAAACCAGCTCCAGCCAAACTGCATG